The Ctenopharyngodon idella isolate HZGC_01 chromosome 19, HZGC01, whole genome shotgun sequence genomic sequence ATGTCCAGAGACTTCAGCAACCAGAACAGATTCTCAGCACTCGGCTCTCAGAGCAACTTTGATACAGCTGGACAAAACTCAGCGGATGACAGTGCAAAACATGTGTAAGTGCAGTTTACACTCATGCAGTTTTGGGGGGACTGCTTGTTCATCTGTATATAAATAGATTATTGATGCactttgtgtttttattgcatATTTGTATTTCAGCGAAACAATCCAGAATGACATGGAGGTCTGGCAGACTTCTGGCCAGTGGCCATTTTCGTGTTATTCGGTCCTCAACAAACAGATCTCAGGTCAGTTTAGCACACAGACTCATCACAGTGATTAATTGACCTGCTTTCAGTCTTTTGCCTGCCTTTTGAGTAAATATGAGTTTTGCACGGTGATAAATCTAATCTTGATATTCTGCAGGGTTTGTTGAGTGGTCTCCTGAGGAGCTGAGACAGGAATATTACTCCTACCGAGCATCTGGTGATATACAGCCTTATGTAAGACAACACAGATTCAATAGACACTTTCATTCCCATGATGATCTGTGCATTTCATGCAATCCTGTGTGGTGTTTCAGGTGAACTCAGTCCAGCTGCTGGCCAACCAATGGAGGAACAGGGTTCAGGAGCTGCGAACCATGAGCAGACCTACTCAGATCAGTGTGGTAAGATGATGTTTCTCATTCGGCATTGAACCGGATGGACAGGAGGAGTTTGAATCGTGTTATTGATGTCCTCAGATCTCAGAGCTGAATAACTCCAGTCCCCAGACGCCATCACATGGGCTTGGCACGCCAAGCGCCGGGTTCGGTTCGACAGCATCAGGGTTTGGAGCCACATCATCGTCAACAACATCTGGCTTTGGAGCAGGAGGTTTGTTCTGGATttctttacagtattaaacagtgttaaaggtacactatgtaacttttggccccctagcggttaaaaaacaaaattgcatgcattttgtggaagaacattgttttggttgtgcttcggctctgcgtgactAGAGTTTGATCCTCTCCAGTTCATCCTGTATGTTTTGGTTGGTAACAACTGTATTGTTTTCTCAGGATTTGGTTCCAGTACTCAGAGTATCAACAGCTTCAGCTTTGCCCAGTCCAAAACTGACTTTGGAGCAGCACCTGATTTTGGAAGCGCTGCGTTCAGCCCTGCTCAGACCCCCGTTCAGCCCTGCCCAGGTTTCAGCAGTCCCGCTCCGTCTGCCACCTCCTTTTCTTTTGCAGCACCAGCTGCGGAAAATAAATCCAGCTCTGCAGCCGGGTTCAGTTTCAATACGTCTTCGGCAGGATTAAGCAGCGGGTTTGGGTCCTCGGCACCGCCCGCGAGCGGTGGCTTCGGTCAGAGCAGCGCCGTGTTCACTGGAGCTGCACAGGCTGCTGGGAATTCAGGAGGGAGTCTGTTTACGGCCCAGAGTGACCTGAGCGCCGAAGAACTGAAGGAGTTCACAGCCAGACGCTTCACGCTGGGTCAGATCCCTCTCAAACCTCCTCCTGCTGACCTCCTCATGGTCTAACACTGACTCTGGGCTCATCTTTTTAAgacaatattaataaacatgttTATGGACTAAGACAGTgagtttttgtattttagttAAACTTTACTGAAATTGCATTGTGGGTAATCCTTGAAAAATGCTTTAATAGACGTTTTCACATCCTTCAACTATAAACTACGGTGGTAGTACCATGGTATAGTGATGGTAAATCATGGTCAATAATATTGCAAATGAAGtaatatttacaaatacaaTTTAATCTATCCAACTATGAAAAAGTGCATTCGAATAGCATTTGCTGCATACAATCCCTTATTGCTGTGATGTAGTACAGTGATAGTGTCAGTAagtaaatttacatttactcttatttatatacacagaTATTTGCAGGATACTTGCAATTATGCCAGTACCATGTCCAAAAACCATGATGTTATGGTACATTTGCTAAAAGCACAAGCTTTGTGCTCAAAATGAgcataaaatgcaaaataataatcttaataAGGGATGGTAAAGATCTCTTAatcataaaataacatttgacgagtaaaaacaaaaatgtaactgCATATTCAGTTTGTGAAAATAtgaaatacaattataaaatgttaaaaatatttgttaaatagttttcatttatcgttctcatttattttgctttatttatggttgtaaagtcataatttagtGATACTGTTTTGATCTGTTTgcactttaaataattttaatacgcatgtaaaaacagtaattacaattaattaattaatcgcaCGGATAAGACTTGGCACGAATGATGGAAGTGTGTAGTTTCCCGGGAAATCCGTCCCGACAGCACTTAAAGGTATTTTACTATTAGGCTTACCGTAGTGATTTAGGGTTAAAACAGGGTTTGGAAAATTGTTTTATGATGTACTCTCTTATTAGTTAAATTGTGTTAATTTCGAAGTGAAAAAAAGTTACGTAGCTTTAAATACTCGTTTTTTTCGTCTTTACATCCGGGTCCTGTGGCAGATGAATGATTGGCAGAGACGCAGCGCGGGAAGCTCGAAGCACCGGATGAGGGAAACACAAACACGCATGTCTCGACGTGACTCGACAGATAGCGGTTTCAAATATGTATTCGGCATTCTGCGCTCGTTATATCCAGTCGTGCAGACTCTGGAGGAGTTCACAGATGGGCTCGTGTTCTCTGATGGCCGGAAACCGGCTCTGCTGGAGGAAAGAGACGGACCGCGTTTTAAAAATCTCGTCAGAGGACTGATGATATGCTCGTTCACGCCACTACAGCAGCTGCGCGTTCCCGCACAGGTACCTCACTCACCTGTTTGTGACAGTTCATTTGTTTACACATCAAAACAAATAGGGCTCATAACTGGAGATTGTTATTAGATAATATTATATAGGACTCTTATTAGAAAATGTCCTCCTGTCATATATCTCATACTTATAAAAGCCCGTTTCCACAACATaaggaaaaaaacatgcattggttaaaattaattataaaatgtcgAAAGGGTATGACATGCTAATTCCTTTATGAGATTGAAAAGTCGAAATTCAGACTTTCTTTTATAATTATGATGACTTTGTCATGATTTCGACTCTTTATATCATTAATacgacattaaaaagtcaaaactatGACTTAgaatgactttttatgtcataattttgattttatgttatAATTTGAACAGATTTTTCAACAAAGTTTTGATAATTTAGAGGACTGTGAAATTAATGTATCaaatacagtaggctttatatggttaatcacagaaaacatgtaatatttctgtcattatcATATATTTCCTATACGTTTCAGGTCGAAcatgtatgttttatttgtcaaatttcagtggaaattatgAAAAGAACCATATTAACCTGTGAAATGACATGTTATGTGTATTATTTCAGCTCAGCACTCTTCCGGAGGTTTTGGCGTTCACCCTAAACCACATTAAACGGAAGAAGCTGAGGAACGTCCTGGGATTCGGCTACCAGTGCAACGACGTGACGGCCTGTTCGGATCCCTTCCGATTCCACGGAGATGTTTCCCAGACGGCCGCCTCCATCAGCACCAGCGAGCTGTGGAAGAGGATCAACCAGCGTCTGGGCACGGAGGTCACGCGCCACCTGCTGCAGGACTGCGCCGTGTTCGCCACCGTCCCGCCCTCGTGTCTGCTGCAGGTGTGCGGCGAGCCTGTGTACGACTTGCTGCTTCCGCGCTCCTGGTCCGGGTTTTCCCTCAGCCATGTCTCGCCTCAAACGTCCTTTGGCGTGGTGCGGAAAAATCCCGCTGTGCCGCGGAAGGCGGTTGCGAGAGACGGTAAGGAGATAGTCTCgaaaaagagagcgagagatgaAGAAAAAGACACTGTCCCGCGGAAGACGGTCTCAAGAGACGGTAAGGAAATAGTCTCgaaaaagagagcgagagatgaAGCAAAGGATGATAAACAGCCTGCAATAAAGAAGAGAAAGGTCATTACGGACAAATCCGATGAACCTTCGACTGAAAGTCATGGATCTCATAGCTGGAAACCCGCAGATCAGACACCTCCTCGACCGTCACACTGCTCGATCCGTGTTCTGAGCATGCTCTATAATGGGCGGGGCATGAAGGGCTTCCTGCTCAACAGGAAACTGAAAGGTGTGGGCGGGGCTAGACGCCTGCAGGGGGCGGATCTTGTCCGGATGATATTCCTCCAATCGGAGATTAACATGTCCGACACGCAACCAAAATCAAAGAAACTTCCCAAGCGATTCTTCGCCATGGTGCCCCTGTTCAGTCGACTCTTACGCCAGCACAGGAAGTGCCCGTACACCCTGTTCCTGCAGAGGAAGTGCTCGGGGACTCCAGACACGCAGGATATGGAGTCGCTGCTGAAGTCGCACTTCTCCGCTTACAGGGTGTATCTGTTTGTGAGGGAATGTTTGCACTACGTTATTCCTGAGGAACTCTGGGGATCCCAGGAAAACCGGCTCCACTTCCTGTCCAATGTGAAGAAGTTCCTGCGATTAGGGAAATTTGAGCGCCTCCCGTTGGTCCAGCTGATGTGGAAGATGAAGGTTAAGGCCTGCCATTGGCTGGGACTCAAGAAACGTGTGTCTTTAACGTCTTTATTCTTCACTCCTATTTCGTAACTTTGGTTGTTTGAAACCAAGcagaaaatatacaaataaaagtcaattcctaatattaataaaaactaataatagtatatcaatgatgCTAAATCAACACTAAACAGAAAGCTGTAGTTATCAGGCTGTGTAATGACCAGATGTGATGCTGCAGGTCACTGCGCGAGCGAGCACCGCTACAGAGAGTGGATCTTCGGTCAGTTTCTGGCCTGGACATTGAGCGGTTTCGTGGTCGGTCTGGTCAGAGCGCAGTTCTACGTCACCGAGAGTATGGGACAGAAACACGCGCTGCGCTTCTACAGGGCTGAAGTGTGGAACAAACTACAGGAAATGGCCTTCAGGTGCGCAAAAcaacagtcatgtgactctccCGATACCTGCACATATTTGAGTAGAAACCCTAAATTAAGCTTGATTTTAGGACATTGTTTTCATGATAATTAagcatatttttgctcacttcttattattttaaataaaaaaattgtactttaccatttatactatttatttattacaataaatacaaagataaatgttctt encodes the following:
- the nup42 gene encoding nucleoporin NUP42, which produces MTVCSFFLQGRCRYGDKCWNEHPRDGRGGGGEYRGNQQQPSRGGYGNRVWINPAQRSGGEFIQPSSFSHGGNDGSRGGGNDWSRGSRGGGNDWSRGGGGGNDRSRGGGNDWGRGGGMSRDFSNQNRFSALGSQSNFDTAGQNSADDSAKHVETIQNDMEVWQTSGQWPFSCYSVLNKQISGFVEWSPEELRQEYYSYRASGDIQPYVNSVQLLANQWRNRVQELRTMSRPTQISVISELNNSSPQTPSHGLGTPSAGFGSTASGFGATSSSTTSGFGAGGFGSSTQSINSFSFAQSKTDFGAAPDFGSAAFSPAQTPVQPCPGFSSPAPSATSFSFAAPAAENKSSSAAGFSFNTSSAGLSSGFGSSAPPASGGFGQSSAVFTGAAQAAGNSGGSLFTAQSDLSAEELKEFTARRFTLGQIPLKPPPADLLMV